The following DNA comes from Candidatus Eisenbacteria bacterium.
GATGCAGCACGGGGCGGTCGACTACGTGCAGAAGCCATTCACGGCCGACGAGCTCGTGGCCTTCGCGGGGCGCCTCCTCATCAAGCGCGAGGCGCGTCTGCAGTCGCAGCGCCTTCCCGAGGTCCGCGTCGTGGCACAGGGGGTTGCCGACGCCGTGCGACCCGGCGAGTTCTGCGTCCCGGGCGGAGCCTTCCTCTCGGACGGGCACGCCTGGGCACGCATCGAGCCCACGGGCGAGGTGCGGATCGGGCTCGACGACTTCGCGCGCAAGGTGCTCGGGACGATCGAGCGCGTCGAGCTGCCGGCGGAGGGAGGGATGATTCGACGCGGCGAGCCCTTCTTCACCGTCCACCGCGGCGGCACGGCGGCGCGCTTCCTCGCGCCGGTTTCCGGTCGCGTGGTCCGTGTGAACGCAGGCCTGCGCGCCAGTCCCGATTGGCTCGCGCGCAGTCCCTACGACGCCGGCTGGGTGGCGGTCCTCGAGCCGGTGAACCTCGAGAGCGATCTTCCCGCGCTCCGTATCGGAAAGCCGGTCATCGAGTGGTACCACGCGGAAATCGCGCGCCTGCGCGAAGCGGGGGGACCTGCCGCGCAGGGCGCGCCGCAGGTCGACTGGGGCACGCTCGACGCGACCTTCTTCGCTCACCAGGCCGGTTGAGGCACGCCGCTGCCGAGCGGGCGTGCGATCGCGACGCGGCGGGAAAGCGCAGCCCGGGACGCATCCGTGGACCCGGCCCCGGCCGGCGGGCGCTCGCCAACGCCGCCACGGGTGACACGCATCGCGACGACGGAGTACACACGGCAATGCTCGCGGCGCCCAGCGGTCGTGATCGTCCCGCTCGCGTCCCGGGTCCCCTCGCCATCAGGTCGCCGTCGACCGGCCGGGCACGATGGCTCGTCCAGGTTGTGGCGACGACGGCCGGCTACGGGGCCGTCGTCGCGTGGCTCACGTGGCCGCTCGCGTCCTCGTTGGCGACGCACCTTCCGGACACGTGGATCGCGTGTCACTTCGACAGCCTGCTCGCCGCGAGGGCGCTCGCCTGGCAGTCGCACGCGCTCGCCACCGCGCCGGCCACGCTGCTCGACGCCAACATCTACCATCCCGCGCATCACGCGCTGCTCTATTCCGCGGCGTCGTTCGGTGCCCTCCCGTACTTCGCGCCGGTCTTCGCGCTCAGCGACAACCCGACGCTCGCGATCAATGCGACGCTCCTCGGGGCCTCGTCGTTCCTGGCGGTGCGATGGGTGCTCTGGGAATATCCGAGGACTGCGGGTCTACGGCACGCGCGACGTGTAATCTTCGATTCCTCGGGCTTCCCGTCGAGCAGCTCAAGCCACACGATGACGCCGATCATCAGTGTCGCGCCACCTGACGATCGCCTGCTCGCGCGCCGGGGCTGACCCGTGTCGCCGGTCGGCCTGCTGGCGCGCGCCCCACACGGTCTGGTAGCCCTTGTGGCATGCCTACTGCGAAGGTTCGCGACATCGAGCTGTACTACGAGGAGCACGGCAGCGGGGATCCGCTGCTGTGCATCATGGGCTTCGCCACCGACTCGAACGGGTGGCTACTCCAGGTGCCAGCCTTCGCGGAGTGCTACCGGACGATCGTGTTCGACAACCGCGGCGTCGGGCGGAGCGCGAAACCGTCGGGGGCGTACACGATCCACGAGATGGCGGACGACGCGGCTGCGCTGCTCGATCACCTCGACATCGACCGCACCCACGTGCTCGGTCTCTCGATGGGCGGGATGATCGCGCAGGAGCTGGTGCTACGACATCCGCACCGCGTGCGCCGGCTCGTGTTGGCGGCCACCTTCCCCGAGCCCGACGTTGCGACCGAGGAGCAGCGTAAGGTCCTCTTCACGCGGATGGGTGGCACCATCACGGAAGGCGGCGAGATGAAGATCGACTTTACCGCCATGAACCCGATGCTCTTCTTCCAGAACATGCTGCCGCTCGTGTTCTCCCCGGCGTTCATCCAGAACGAGCTGCCGAAGCTGATCCAGCTCTTCTCGGGAGCGCTGCAGTACGGCTTCAGCATCGAGGCGATCATGGGCCAGATGCAGGCGATCATGACGCACAAAGCGACCGACCGGCTGACCGGAATCGCGGCGCCGACGCTGGTGTTGACGGGCGATGCGGACCGGCTCATCTCGCCCGCGAACTCGGACGTGCTCGCACAGCGCATCCCGGGCGCGAAGCTCGTGCGCCTGCCTGGTGGCACGCACGGCTTCAACTTCGAGATGCCGGACGCGTTCAATCGCGAAGTGCTGGGATTCCTCGCCGGCGTCGCGAGCTGACCCTTGTCGGTGCGAAGGGAGGGGAGGTATTGGCAATAGTTGTGGATCGGGCTCCGAGCGGCGGTTCGGAGTGAACTGCAGGGATG
Coding sequences within:
- a CDS encoding response regulator — translated: MTVLLVMVMFVGFVALDALVRMVARRLDAARTRRAREAALATSLRLDFTHEAPSLKRVEVPEPKARILAVDDEPVILDVFRKVLVLDGFSVDTVESGPEALGLVQRRDYDFVFTDLKMPGMSGVDVVKGVKHLRPDVDVAVITGYATIESAVETMQHGAVDYVQKPFTADELVAFAGRLLIKREARLQSQRLPEVRVVAQGVADAVRPGEFCVPGGAFLSDGHAWARIEPTGEVRIGLDDFARKVLGTIERVELPAEGGMIRRGEPFFTVHRGGTAARFLAPVSGRVVRVNAGLRASPDWLARSPYDAGWVAVLEPVNLESDLPALRIGKPVIEWYHAEIARLREAGGPAAQGAPQVDWGTLDATFFAHQAG
- a CDS encoding alpha/beta fold hydrolase, translating into MPTAKVRDIELYYEEHGSGDPLLCIMGFATDSNGWLLQVPAFAECYRTIVFDNRGVGRSAKPSGAYTIHEMADDAAALLDHLDIDRTHVLGLSMGGMIAQELVLRHPHRVRRLVLAATFPEPDVATEEQRKVLFTRMGGTITEGGEMKIDFTAMNPMLFFQNMLPLVFSPAFIQNELPKLIQLFSGALQYGFSIEAIMGQMQAIMTHKATDRLTGIAAPTLVLTGDADRLISPANSDVLAQRIPGAKLVRLPGGTHGFNFEMPDAFNREVLGFLAGVAS